The Sorangiineae bacterium MSr11367 genome window below encodes:
- a CDS encoding YciI family protein, with protein sequence MRFMMLIHHDEAALTPAVQKGLVGEYGAFLAALAKADGASAGERLKPSSAATTVREQDGKLDVLDGPYADTKEQLGGYFFIEAASLDEAIAWAKRCPSVKYGSIEIRPVYNIQTDWKG encoded by the coding sequence ATGCGATTCATGATGCTGATCCACCACGACGAAGCCGCCCTCACCCCCGCCGTGCAGAAGGGACTCGTGGGCGAATACGGCGCCTTCCTCGCGGCGCTGGCCAAGGCCGATGGCGCCAGCGCGGGCGAGCGGCTGAAGCCTAGTTCGGCGGCGACCACCGTGCGCGAGCAGGACGGGAAGCTCGATGTGCTCGACGGTCCCTATGCCGACACGAAGGAGCAGCTGGGTGGCTACTTCTTCATCGAAGCGGCGAGCCTCGACGAGGCCATCGCCTGGGCCAAGCGCTGCCCCTCGGTCAAATACGGCTCGATCGAGATCCGACCCGTCTACAACATTCAGACGGACTGGAAGGGCTGA
- a CDS encoding VOC family protein, with protein MKIKLMTVYVDDQEKALNFYTKVLGFVKKADFSNGPYRWLTVVSSEEPDGTELQLAKNDNPAAKAYQEALFQQGQPAVMFHTSDVQADYDRMTARGAEFTMPPTDVTASKIASLKDTCGNLIQLTQLMRY; from the coding sequence ATGAAGATCAAGCTGATGACCGTGTATGTCGACGACCAGGAGAAGGCGCTGAACTTCTATACGAAGGTGCTCGGATTCGTGAAGAAGGCCGACTTCAGCAACGGCCCGTACCGCTGGCTCACCGTGGTTTCGTCCGAAGAGCCGGATGGCACCGAGCTCCAGCTGGCGAAGAACGACAACCCCGCGGCCAAGGCCTACCAGGAGGCGCTGTTCCAGCAGGGTCAGCCCGCCGTCATGTTTCACACCAGCGACGTGCAGGCCGACTATGATCGGATGACGGCCCGTGGTGCCGAGTTCACCATGCCGCCGACCGATGTCACGGCCTCCAAGATTGCCAGCTTGAAGGACACCTGCGGCAATCTCATCCAGCTGACGCAGTTGATGCGCTACTAA
- a CDS encoding polyprenyl synthetase family protein produces MSAFERLSGRVRPRVEAELEACLDAMLDRAQGYGPPVAATVAALRALVLRGGKRFRPILLAGAYEACGGEGGADRVAMAGVALELLQAYLLTHDDWMDDDDTRRGGPTVHAALREAFGSPRAGAVSAVLAGDLTVSYAQRALLAVRGPAERMVDAFSEFVRMQVDVVYGQLIDVHAEAPDRAAVEVMHDLKTSSYTVRGPIALAAALAGAPVDVRTALERFAVPLGIAFQLRDDLLGTFGDSATTGKSSDGDLRKGKRTSLVVELLAVPGSRGILDRVLGRADADPADVARVMARMVESGARARVEDRLAALLAEASAALDAAPIEAEARDALHGAVLALGVRNQ; encoded by the coding sequence ATGAGCGCGTTCGAACGACTCTCCGGGCGCGTGCGTCCCCGTGTCGAGGCGGAGCTCGAGGCATGCCTCGATGCGATGCTCGATCGCGCGCAGGGCTACGGGCCGCCGGTGGCCGCCACCGTGGCCGCGCTGCGGGCGCTCGTCCTCCGCGGCGGCAAGCGCTTTCGACCGATTCTTCTCGCCGGTGCCTACGAGGCGTGCGGTGGCGAGGGCGGTGCCGATCGGGTGGCGATGGCCGGTGTGGCGCTGGAGCTTCTTCAAGCGTACCTGCTGACGCACGACGATTGGATGGACGACGACGACACGCGCCGTGGCGGCCCCACAGTGCACGCTGCGCTTCGCGAGGCCTTTGGCTCACCCCGCGCCGGCGCCGTTTCCGCGGTGCTGGCGGGCGATCTCACCGTGAGCTATGCGCAGCGCGCCTTGCTCGCCGTGCGTGGACCGGCGGAGCGCATGGTCGATGCCTTCAGCGAGTTCGTACGCATGCAGGTCGACGTGGTGTACGGGCAGCTCATCGACGTGCACGCCGAGGCGCCCGATCGCGCTGCCGTCGAAGTGATGCACGATCTGAAGACCTCGAGCTACACCGTGCGCGGTCCCATCGCGCTCGCGGCCGCCCTTGCCGGTGCTCCCGTCGACGTGCGCACGGCGCTGGAGCGCTTCGCGGTGCCGCTCGGCATCGCGTTCCAGTTGCGCGACGATCTGCTCGGCACCTTCGGCGATTCCGCGACCACGGGAAAGTCGTCGGATGGCGATCTGCGCAAGGGAAAGCGCACGTCGCTGGTCGTGGAGCTGCTGGCGGTTCCAGGGTCACGCGGCATCTTGGATCGCGTTCTCGGCCGCGCCGACGCCGATCCCGCGGATGTTGCGCGGGTGATGGCTCGGATGGTGGAATCCGGGGCGCGCGCGCGGGTCGAGGATCGGCTGGCGGCACTGCTGGCCGAGGCCAGCGCGGCACTGGATGCGGCGCCCATCGAGGCCGAAGCGCGCGACGCGCTTCATGGTGCGGTGCTCGCGCTCGGGGTGCGCAACCAATGA
- a CDS encoding hydroxymethylglutaryl-CoA reductase, degradative yields the protein MSVSRIPRFYKLSVEERHVELRGRLDLDDDDLRILESGWHGSLSIDAANNMVENVISTHALPLGLGLNFRVNDRDYIVPMCVEEPSVIAAASNAAKSVRDGGGFTADADPPIMIAQVQIVGVPDTNVACVEILARRAELMAACDAAIPSLVRRGGGARGIEVRTLVASSEHEPGMLVVHLLVDCQDAMGANMVNTVAESVARRLAELAGGEPGLRILSNLADRRLVRVRCLVPLHALETKNFSGERVRDGVVAASRFAELDPYRAATHNKGIMNGVDAVVLATGNDWRGVEAGAHAYAARDGRYRPLAIWRVGPGGMLQGDLEMPMVVGTVGGTTRAHPGARLVMKLLGHPGAAELGMLIASVGLASNLSALRALACEGIQRGHMSLHARSVAMNAGASGALVEQVARELSELGDVRLERAVAIMARYTATSDALADAGE from the coding sequence ATGAGTGTTTCGAGAATTCCGCGCTTTTACAAACTCTCCGTCGAGGAGCGTCACGTCGAGCTTCGAGGGAGGCTCGATCTCGACGACGACGATCTGCGCATCTTGGAATCGGGCTGGCACGGCTCGCTCTCGATCGATGCCGCCAACAACATGGTCGAGAACGTGATCAGCACGCACGCCTTGCCGCTCGGCCTTGGGCTGAATTTTCGCGTCAACGATCGCGACTACATCGTTCCGATGTGCGTCGAGGAGCCGTCGGTCATCGCGGCGGCATCGAACGCGGCCAAATCGGTCCGCGACGGCGGTGGATTCACCGCCGATGCCGATCCGCCCATCATGATTGCGCAAGTCCAGATCGTGGGCGTGCCGGACACCAACGTTGCGTGCGTCGAAATCCTCGCGCGACGGGCCGAGCTGATGGCCGCGTGCGATGCCGCCATTCCGTCGCTGGTGCGCCGCGGGGGCGGTGCGCGCGGTATCGAGGTGCGCACCTTGGTCGCGAGCAGCGAGCACGAGCCGGGCATGCTCGTCGTCCATCTGCTCGTCGATTGCCAAGACGCCATGGGCGCGAACATGGTGAACACCGTCGCCGAGTCGGTGGCCAGGCGCCTCGCGGAGCTCGCGGGCGGTGAGCCGGGGCTGCGCATCTTGTCGAACCTTGCCGATCGACGCCTCGTCCGCGTGCGATGCTTGGTGCCGCTCCACGCGCTCGAGACGAAGAACTTCTCCGGCGAGCGCGTGCGCGACGGCGTCGTTGCCGCGAGCCGCTTCGCCGAGCTCGACCCCTACCGCGCGGCCACGCACAACAAGGGGATCATGAACGGCGTCGATGCCGTCGTTTTGGCCACGGGCAACGATTGGCGCGGTGTCGAAGCCGGCGCCCACGCGTACGCTGCGCGCGATGGCCGCTACCGCCCGCTCGCCATCTGGCGCGTCGGCCCCGGCGGCATGCTCCAGGGCGATCTCGAAATGCCCATGGTGGTCGGCACCGTCGGCGGCACGACCCGGGCGCATCCGGGTGCGCGCCTCGTGATGAAGCTGCTCGGCCACCCTGGCGCCGCCGAGCTGGGGATGCTCATCGCATCGGTGGGCCTGGCGTCGAACCTGTCCGCGCTGCGTGCGCTGGCGTGCGAAGGGATCCAGCGCGGCCACATGTCGCTGCACGCGCGCTCGGTGGCCATGAATGCGGGGGCATCGGGCGCACTGGTCGAGCAAGTGGCGCGGGAACTCTCCGAGCTGGGCGACGTGCGTCTCGAGCGCGCGGTCGCCATCATGGCGCGCTACACCGCCACCTCCGACGCTCTGGCCGACGCGGGGGAATGA